The window ATGACAAGAAGGGGAATCGACAAGGACTACAGAACAGAGCAGATCGAAAAAGAGGAATACATCGCAATCCAGAGAGATTACGAGCGTGAACTCAAGGCTCTTGAGAAATCAAGAAACGAAAAGGTTGCGGAACTCTTCATCGGTCTGACACTGAAAAGCGAATACACTTCGCCCACGGCAAGCATCCCCGCAGGTACGGTTCTGACAGAGGAAGTTCTTTACAAACTCCCCTACACAGACCTCATCCAGCTTGATGTAGCTGAGGCGAAAGAGCTTGACGCAAAAGTTAAAAAGGTCAACGCCATCTACTTCGAAAAAGTTAAAGAGGCGGACGACTACTATAAAGATAAGAAGCGCAAAGTGGAGAAGGGCGACGAACTTCCCGCAGGCGTTCTTAAATCAGTAAAGGTTTATGTTGCCATCAAGAGAAAACTCTCCGTTGGTGACAAGATGGCCGGACGTCACGGTAACAAGGGTGTTGTTTCAAGAATACTTCCCATTCAGGACATGCCCTATCTGCCCGACGGCACACCCGTTGACATAGTCCTGAACCCCCTTTCAGTTCCTTCGAGGATGAACGTGGGACAGGTTCTTGAAGTTCACCTCGGCTGGGCGGCGAGAGCACTCGGCATCAAGGTTGCAACAGAAGTTTTCGACGGTGCCCGTGAATCGGACATCAAAGATATGCTGCTTGAAGCGGGCTTCCAGTCCGACGGACAGACAGCTCTGTATGACGGCAGAACAGGCGACAAGTTTGAGCAGGAAGTGACAGTGGGCATCATGTATGTTCTTAAGCTGCACCACCTTGTTGATACCAAACTCCACGCCCGTTCAACAGGCCCGTACTCTCTGGTTACTCAGCAGCCTCTGGGCGGTAAGGCTCAGTTCGGCGGACAGAGACTGGGAGAGATGGAGGTCTGGGCACTTGAGGCATACGGTGCGGCGCATATCCTTCAGGAGATGCTGACAGTTAAGTCCGACGACGTTGAGGGACGTACAACAGTTTACGAAGCCATCGTCAACGGTAACTTCTCATTCAGCCCGAGCATGCCCGAATCCTTTAACGTTCTTATCAAAGAACTTCAGGGTCTGGCGCTTGACATAGAACTGCTGACATACAATGAAGACGGAATCATTGAGCTTCCAGAGGATGCAGTGACAGAAGAAGACACTACGGAGGACTCATAACATATGAAAGTGAGTACCCTGTTCGACAACAAAAAAGAAAGATTTTTTGATGCAATAAGAATCAAAATAGCTTCTCCCGAGAAGATCCTTGAGTGGTCTTCCGGCGAGGTTACAAAGCCTGAAACCATCAACTACCGTACCTTCAAACCTGAAAGGGACGGTCTGTTCTGTGCGAAGATATTCGGTCCCGTGAAGGACTGGGAATGTCTCTGCGGAAAGTACAAGCGTATGAAGCACAGAGGAATCGTGTGCGAGAAGTGCGGCGTTGAGGTTATTCAGTCTAAAGTGAGACGTGAGAGAATGGGTCACATCGACCTCGCTTCTCCCGTGTGCCACATCTGGTTCTTCAAAGGCACTCCCAGCCGTATAGGCTCGATCCTTGACCTTTCCATCAAGGATATTGAAAGAATCATCTACTTCGAATCCTACATAGTTACGGATCCGAAGGCTACTCCCCTGAAAGAGCGTGAGCTGCTTACAGAGGACAGATACAGAAAACTGATCGAAGACCACGGAAACAACTCTTTCGAAGCGAAGATCGGTGCGGAAGCAATTAAAGACCTGCTGAAAAAAGTGGATCTTGACCTTCTGCTCATCGAGCTGAAAGAGGAACTCCGTGACACCACCAGCATGCAGAAGAAGATGAAGCTGGCGAAACGTCTGAGAGTGGTTGAGGCATTCCGCAAGTCCGGCAACAGACCTGAGTGGATGATCCTTGACGTTCTCCCCGTAATTCCGCCCGAGCTTCGTCCCCTTGTTCCTCTGGACGGCGGCCGCTTTGCGACATCCGACCTTAACGACCTTTACAGAAGGGTAATAAACAGGAACAACCGTCTTAAGAAGCTGATGGAACTGAACGCACCAGAGATCATCATCCGCAACGAGAAGCGTATGCTTCAGGAAGCGGTTGACGCACTGTTCGACAACGGCAGACGCGGAAGAGTTATCAGAAGCTCCAACAAGCGCCCTCTGAAATCTCTTTCCGACATGATCAAAGGTAAGCAGGGTCGTTTCCGTCAGAACCTTCTGGGTAAAAGGGTTGACTACTCAGGCCGTTCCGTTATCGTTGCGGGACCCAGCCTTAACATGCACCAGTGCGGTATCCCCAAGATAATGGCGCTGGAACTGTTCAAACCCTTCCTTTACTACAAACTTGAGAAGGAAAGAGGAATCGCTTCCACCATTAAACAGGCCAAAAAGATGGTTGAAGAGCAGAGACCCGAGGTCTGGGACGTTCTGGAAGAGGTTATCAGAGAGCACCCCGTTCTTCTGAACCGTGCCCCTACGCTCCACAGACTCGGTATTCAGGCATTTGAACCTGTCCTCATCGAGGGCAAGGCTATCAGACTTCACCCCCTCGTTTGTCCTGCGTTCAACGCGGACTTCGACGGTGACCAGATGGCGGTTCACGTTCCTCTGTCATACGAAGCACAGCTTGAAGCACGCACACTGATGCTCGCTTCATACAACATACTTTCACCTGCCCACGGCAAGCCCCTTGCCACGCCTACACAGGATATGGTTCTCGGAATCTACTACCTGTCACGCGAGATGAGAAACGCTAAAGGCGCAGGAATGAAATTCTCCAGCCCCGAAGAGGTTCTCATCGCTCTGGATCACAAGAAAGTGGATATCCACGCTGAGATCAAAGTGAGAATGAACGGCAAGATATACGACACAATTCCCGGCAGGATCATCCTTTATAAGATAGTTCCCGAAGGAATAGAGTTTGATGTCGTTAACCGTCTTTTCACCAAAAAGGACCTCGTAACGCTGGTTGACACAATTTACAAACGTCTGGGCAACTTCCACACGGTTCAGTTCCTTGACGCACTTAAAAACCTTGGTTTCGCATACTCAACGGTTGCGGGCTACTCAATCTGTATTGATGACTTCATCATTCCTAATGAGAAGGCCGACCTGCTCGCTCAGGCGCACCAGAAAGTACGTGAAATTAACGACCACTACCGTGAAGGTGCTCTGACAGCGGGCGAACGCTATAACCAGATCATCGATACATGGTCTACAACAAACGACGTCATCACCGATAAACTGATGAAAAACATTCAGACCATCGGCGGCGATAAATCGAAAACTGCCAAGCGTGAACGCTTCTACAACCCCATCTATATAATGGCGCACTCAGGTGCGAGGGGTTCTAAGGCGCAGATATCACAGCTTGCGGGTATGAGGGGTCTTATGGCCAAACCTTCGGGCGAGATCATCGAGACACCCATTACGTCAAACTTCCGTGAGGGTCTGACGGTGTCCGAGTACTTCAACTCCACCCACGGTGCGAGGAAAGGTCTTGCGGATACGGCTCTTAAAACTGCGAACTCAGGTTACCTTACAAGACGTCTGGTCGACGTTGCTCAGGATGTCATCATCTCCGAGGACGACTGCCATACCATCAAAGGTATCGTGATCACAGCTCTCATGGAGGGTTCTGAAGTTGTTGAGCCCCTTGGTGAGCGTATCTTCGGACGCTACACTCTTGAGGACATCTACGACTCAGTTTCAGACGAACTGATCGTTGAGGCCGGTTCACTCATAACAGAGGAGATCGTCCACAAAATAGAGCAGGCGGGAATCGACAGAGTAATGGTTCGTTCAATCCTGACATGTGAAGCTAAGCACGGCGCATGCCGCATGTGCTACGGTCTTGACCTGGCAACACGCCGTGAGGTTGAGATGGGCGAAGCGGTGGGTATCATCGCGGCACAGTCAATCGGTGAACCCGGTACTCAGCTTACGATGAGAACGTTCCACATCGGTGGTGTTGCTTCTTCATCCGCAGAGCAGTCAAGCCTGAACGCCAAGATAGGCGGCCGCATCCAGACTGAGGATATGAAGGTTGTTGACAACAGGTTCGGTGAACCTACTGTCCTTAACCGTAACGGTATCCTTAAGATCATCGATGTCGAAGGCCGTGTACTTGAGAAATACAACATTGCATACGGAACCAAACTGCACATTAAAGACGGCTCTATGGTAAAACAGGGCGATCTGATTGCTGAGTGGGATCCCTATGCTGCTGTCATCATGACAGAATTTAAAGGTAAGGTTGCTTTCGGCGATATCGTTGAAGGTGAGACCCTGAAAGAGGACATCGACCAGATCACAGGTCTGTCACAGAAGGTAATCATCAGCAACACAAGAGGCCGCAAACAGCCCCGTATCTCTATCAAGAGCGAGGATAACAAAACTATCCAGCGCTACATCCTCCCCGTCGGTGCAAACATCATGGTGGAAGAGGGTGCAGAGGTTATGCCCGGTGATATCGTGGCAAAAATACCCAGAGATACTCAGAAAACAAAAGACATCACCGTGGGTCTTCCCAGGGTTGCAGAGCTTTTCGAAGCCCGTAAGCCTAAAGATCCTTCGGTTATCGCAGAGATTGACGGTATAGTTTCAATTGAGAACACTGCCCGTGGCTTAAGAAAACTTACCATCACCAACGAAGAGACTAACGTTAAGAAGAGCTACAGCATCTCCGTTCAGAGATACATCAACGTCCACGACGGCGACCGTATCAAAGCGGGCGAGGCTCTTATTGACGGTCTCGTGAACCCCCACGATATTCTGGCGGTTCTCGGTGAAGAGGCTCTGCAGAAATATCTCGTTGACGAGATTCAGGAAGTTTACCGTAAGCAGGGTGTTCATATCAACGATAAGCACATCGAAGTTATCGTTCGCCAGATGCTTAAGAAGATCGTTATCGAGGAAGCCGGCGACTCTATCTTCATGCCCAACGAAGAGGTTTACAAATCCGAATTCGTTAAGGTTTATGAAGAGATGATAGCAGAAGGCAAAAGACCGCCTCAGGGACGTACCATTCTTCAGGGTATCACCAAAGCGGCTCTTAACACTCACAGCTTCATCTCTGCCGCCTCCTTCCAGGAGACCACCAGAGTTCTTACCGACGCTGCTTGCTCCGGTAAGATGGACGAGCTCAGAGGCCTTAAAGAGAACGTTATCATGGGTAAACTCATACCCGCCGGTACAGGTTCGAAGCATATTTGCAACAGCAAATATAAGTTCCTTAACGCAGGAACAAAGGAAGCCTAGTAAACAGGGGGAGCTGAAAAGCTCCCCTTTTTTTGTTTGGTGTTTATCTGCGGCGCATTGCTGCGTCAGATTCCGTTCGCTTGCAACACATACTTAAACGTATGCTTTTGCTCATCTCACAAAATCTTCCTCGTATAACTTGCATCTAAACACCAAATCCGATATGATGATTCTCCTCTCACCACCCCCTTCCCGTGCGGTTTTCACCTTAAATATTGTTCTTGACTTTATCTCCTGCGGTTGCTATTGTGTTTGCTCTTCGCCTGATATTGGTGCGTCCTGTTGCGCCCGAAGATCGCCGCAGGAACTTGATATAAATGCGAAGCAATATTTATGGAGGTGCGACGTTGCCTACACTTAATCAGTTGGTAAGAAAAGGCAGAAAGAAACCGGTCGAAAAAACCAAGTCGCCCGCCCTTCAGGGAAACCCTCAGAAAAGAGGCGTTTGCACAAGGGTTTACACAACTACACCTAAGAAACCTAACTCGGCTCTTAGAAAAGTTGCAAGGGTAAGACTCACATCAGGGATCGAAGTTACAGCTTACATCCCCGGTATCGGCCACAACCTTCAGGAACACTCAGTTGTTCTTGTGAGAGGCGGAAGGGTAAAAGACCTTCCCGGTGTTCGTTATAAGATCATCCGTGGAGCTCTTGACGCAGAAGGCGTTAAAAACAGAAAGAAAAGCCGCTCTAAATACGGCGCTAAAAGACCTAAGTAAGGCAAGGTGAACTAATATGGCAAGAAGAAGAGTAGCTAAGAAACGTGAGGTTCTTGGTGACCCCGTTTACGGCGACACTCTGGTGACTAAATTTATCAACAGCCTGATGTACGATGGCAAGAAGTCAGTCGCCGAGAGAGTATTCTACCAGACGCTTGAGCTTATCAAAGCGAAAACCGGCAAAGAAGGAATCGAAGTGTTCCGTCAGGCGGTTGAAAACGTTAAGCCCCAGCTTGAAGTTAAATCAAGAAGAGTAGGTGGAGCAACATATCAGGTGCCCATCGAAGTTAAACTGAGCAGAAAACAGGCTCTTTCTATCAGGTGGCTCATCAACGCCTCCAGAAACAGAAAAGAAAGAACCATGGTTGACCGCTTTGCATTTGAACTTATCGACGCTTCCGAAAACAAAGGAAACGCCTTTAAAAAGAAAGAAGACACTCACAAAATGGCTGAAGCAAACCGTGCGTTTGCCCACTTCAGATGGTAATGGAGGCTCACTGTGGCTAGAAAAGCACCTCTGAACATGCAGAGAAACATCGGTATCATGGCTCACATCGATGCCGGTAAGACGACCACAACTGAGAGAATACTCTTTTACACCGGTGTTAACTATAAAATCGGCGAAGTTCACGACGGCGCCGCTACAATGGACTGGATGGAGCAGGAGCGTGAGCGTGGTATCACCATCACATCCGCTACAACTCAGTGCATGTGGAAAGACCACGTGGTAAACATCATCGATACCCCCGGACACGTTGACTTCACAATCGAAGTTGAGCGTTCTCTGAAAGTACTCGATGGCGCTGTTGCAGTTTTCTGCGCAGTGGGTGGTGTTGAACCCCAGTCTGAAACCGTTTGGCGTCAGGCTGATAAATACAAAGTTCCCAGAATCGCATTCGTAAACAAGATGGACAGAACAGGTGCGGATTTCTATAAC of the Seleniivibrio woodruffii genome contains:
- the rpsG gene encoding 30S ribosomal protein S7 translates to MARRRVAKKREVLGDPVYGDTLVTKFINSLMYDGKKSVAERVFYQTLELIKAKTGKEGIEVFRQAVENVKPQLEVKSRRVGGATYQVPIEVKLSRKQALSIRWLINASRNRKERTMVDRFAFELIDASENKGNAFKKKEDTHKMAEANRAFAHFRW
- the rpoC gene encoding DNA-directed RNA polymerase subunit beta', whose translation is MKVSTLFDNKKERFFDAIRIKIASPEKILEWSSGEVTKPETINYRTFKPERDGLFCAKIFGPVKDWECLCGKYKRMKHRGIVCEKCGVEVIQSKVRRERMGHIDLASPVCHIWFFKGTPSRIGSILDLSIKDIERIIYFESYIVTDPKATPLKERELLTEDRYRKLIEDHGNNSFEAKIGAEAIKDLLKKVDLDLLLIELKEELRDTTSMQKKMKLAKRLRVVEAFRKSGNRPEWMILDVLPVIPPELRPLVPLDGGRFATSDLNDLYRRVINRNNRLKKLMELNAPEIIIRNEKRMLQEAVDALFDNGRRGRVIRSSNKRPLKSLSDMIKGKQGRFRQNLLGKRVDYSGRSVIVAGPSLNMHQCGIPKIMALELFKPFLYYKLEKERGIASTIKQAKKMVEEQRPEVWDVLEEVIREHPVLLNRAPTLHRLGIQAFEPVLIEGKAIRLHPLVCPAFNADFDGDQMAVHVPLSYEAQLEARTLMLASYNILSPAHGKPLATPTQDMVLGIYYLSREMRNAKGAGMKFSSPEEVLIALDHKKVDIHAEIKVRMNGKIYDTIPGRIILYKIVPEGIEFDVVNRLFTKKDLVTLVDTIYKRLGNFHTVQFLDALKNLGFAYSTVAGYSICIDDFIIPNEKADLLAQAHQKVREINDHYREGALTAGERYNQIIDTWSTTNDVITDKLMKNIQTIGGDKSKTAKRERFYNPIYIMAHSGARGSKAQISQLAGMRGLMAKPSGEIIETPITSNFREGLTVSEYFNSTHGARKGLADTALKTANSGYLTRRLVDVAQDVIISEDDCHTIKGIVITALMEGSEVVEPLGERIFGRYTLEDIYDSVSDELIVEAGSLITEEIVHKIEQAGIDRVMVRSILTCEAKHGACRMCYGLDLATRREVEMGEAVGIIAAQSIGEPGTQLTMRTFHIGGVASSSAEQSSLNAKIGGRIQTEDMKVVDNRFGEPTVLNRNGILKIIDVEGRVLEKYNIAYGTKLHIKDGSMVKQGDLIAEWDPYAAVIMTEFKGKVAFGDIVEGETLKEDIDQITGLSQKVIISNTRGRKQPRISIKSEDNKTIQRYILPVGANIMVEEGAEVMPGDIVAKIPRDTQKTKDITVGLPRVAELFEARKPKDPSVIAEIDGIVSIENTARGLRKLTITNEETNVKKSYSISVQRYINVHDGDRIKAGEALIDGLVNPHDILAVLGEEALQKYLVDEIQEVYRKQGVHINDKHIEVIVRQMLKKIVIEEAGDSIFMPNEEVYKSEFVKVYEEMIAEGKRPPQGRTILQGITKAALNTHSFISAASFQETTRVLTDAACSGKMDELRGLKENVIMGKLIPAGTGSKHICNSKYKFLNAGTKEA
- the rpsL gene encoding 30S ribosomal protein S12 — its product is MPTLNQLVRKGRKKPVEKTKSPALQGNPQKRGVCTRVYTTTPKKPNSALRKVARVRLTSGIEVTAYIPGIGHNLQEHSVVLVRGGRVKDLPGVRYKIIRGALDAEGVKNRKKSRSKYGAKRPK